The following proteins are co-located in the Penaeus monodon isolate SGIC_2016 chromosome 10, NSTDA_Pmon_1, whole genome shotgun sequence genome:
- the LOC119578017 gene encoding solute carrier family 46 member 3-like (The sequence of the model RefSeq protein was modified relative to this genomic sequence to represent the inferred CDS: added 37 bases not found in genome assembly): MSEESMPLLTNSRRNGPAHPPGGCRSRLRYFFSSITVEPALLLYMLAYGLCFVYTTQMWVEKICYFHFHYDEEICKNLDTGMYPEEQGAVHRMTTRYNVHNHLIEYLPAALIVLVLGALSDNRDRRLPIIIPMVGIAIMKLGLAANAYWWTLPPDYILLAYIPVGLTGAAMTIFMGGYAYVAVASGQRARTSRISMIGLVSVLGATVGQLLGLLVYARWGYVGVFLVGALLLGVAAVYGLARLEKKPGAGDEVELRQDRSIREILSLIQLKETLLTPFRRRRDQGRRHVIGHIIAILLFISTYGSLNYNFLYTRIRFSWDYKNFTRWSITDTCLLSLGPLVVVPVMSYLWQMEDSLIGFLGAVSLLFGSVLRGTAYADWILYLASVIGLGQGLIIMASRGAISKTVNEEETAKIFAVLGAFETGVPVLSAFVYTAIYNSSLETFPGAIYTFTALIAVVICCLYVSLYGRQATERQDENGP; encoded by the exons GGCGGAATGGCCCAGCTCACCCCCCTGGCGGATGTCGATCACGCTTGAGGTACTTCTTCTCTTCGATCACTGTGGAGCCTGCGCTGCTTCTGTACATGCTGGCGTATGGCCTTTGCTTTGTGTACACCACGCAAATGTGGGTGGAGAAGATCTGCTACTTCCATTTTCACTACGACGAAGAAATTTGCAAGAACCTGGACACGGGCATGTACCCCGAGGAGCAGGGCGCCGTGCACCGCATGACGACGCGCTACAACGTGCACAACCACCTCATCGAGTACCTCCCGGCCGCCCTCATTGTCCTCGTCCTGGGCGCGTTGAGCGACAACCGCGATCGCCGCCTACCTATCATTATTCCCATGGTAGGAATAGCTATCATGAAATTAGGCCTTGCAGCTAATGCCTACTGGTGGACGCTCCCTCCGGACTACATCTTGCTCGCCTACATCCCCGTGGGCTTAACGGGCGCTGCCATGACCATATTCATGGGCGGATACGCCTATGTCGCCGTGGCCTCAGGACAGCGGGCGCGCACCTCTCGCATCTCTATGATCGGGTTGGTGTCGGTGCTCGGGGCCACGGTGGGACAGTTGCTCGGGCTGCTAGTATACGCCCGCTGGGGGTACGTCGGCGTGTTCTTGGTCGGGGCGCTCCTGCTGGGTGTCGCGGCGGTCTACGGACTCGCAAGACTCGAAAAGAAACCCGGAGCAGGTGACGAGGTCGAGCTGCGTCAAGACAGGTCAATCCGGGAAATTCTCTCTCTTATACAGCTGAAAGAGACACTGCTGACGCCCTTCAGGAGGCGGAGAGACCAAGGACGACGTCACGTCATCGGCCACATCATTGCTATCTTACTCTTCATCTCCACTTACG GATCCCTCAACTATAATTTTCTGTACACTCGGATAAGGTTCTCATGGGATTACAAAAATTTCACCAGATGGTCGATAACGGACACCTGCCTCCTGTCTCTTG GCCCGTTGGTGGTTGTGCCTGTCATGAGTTACTTGTGGCAGATGGAGGACTCCCTAATTGGCTTCCTCGGCGCCGTGTCCTTGCTCTTCGGCTCCGTCCTCCGAGGCACCGCCTACGCCGATTGGATCCTCTATTTAG CGTCAGTTATAGGCCTAGGACAAGGGCTAATCATCATGGCCTCAAGAGGTGCCATATCGAAAACGGTGAATGAGGAAGAAACAGCCAAGATATTTGCAGTTCTTGGGGCATTCGAGACCGGCGTCCCAGTTCTCTCGGCCTTTGTTTACACTGCTATTTACAACAGCTCTCTCGAGACATTCCCTGGAGCCATCTACACCTTCACGGCCCTCATAGCTGTCGTTATCTGTTGCTTATATGT TTCCCTGTACGGCAGACAAGCTACGGAGCGTCAAGATGAAAATGGTCCATAA